The DNA segment AAAGTGTTCCTAAACATTGTGTGCCATTGGCCTGGGATGACTGGGGGAGTGTGTTGAATGTGTGGTTTGCTGTTGTAAGTTACTGTAGGGTGTTTGTTATTGATAGGTTTTGCTCTCacattaatattaataatctCTACTAACGTGTTGTTTTACTATCATTTTCTCGCTGCGCCgcacaatcacacaaacacacacacagataacGATTGCGTTTCGTTactgactgctgctgctgctgctgctcttacATACTCCTTAAATGCAGGTAAATTTCGAATACCTACCCCATTTATTGTGTGGTGCGTTGTGCTATACATGTTTGTATACATGTTTGGACTGTTTGGTTAATTATCATATTTGTGTTATTGCATGTTCCATTACCCCCACTGTTACACGTTTCGTTAAtgtatcattttatttgtataggctctgtttttttttatttaaacacatTCGCTACATTAtactttttctttcattctctttcatttaatttctttgTTCTATTGTGTTGCTGTATTGTGATagtttgatttcttttccaCCCGATTACGATTTACGCctatttgaaaatgaaaaaaacatgttgtaaacgtttttttgttttgttttggggtgaATGTATTTATGCTTTTTCGTGGGGTTTCTTGTTCACTATTGCTCTTCCGTCATCTGTATCATTCGTTTAGTGGTTTATGGTTGTTTTTGCACGTTTGCACGTTTCGTTCTTCCGTCCGctggttttattttccttttctttgtattgttttgctcCGTGTGCTTATGTtataatgttgttgtttgttgttattcTTTTTGTTGCTACCTCTTCCATGCTTTGCCACTCTTCCCGCCGTTGTTCCGTTTGCATTTGCTTATGATTGGGTTTtggttgtattttgttgttgttgtttttttgttttattattcttgGTAATGATAATTGCCAACTACTTCGCGCCGCTAGACCTCATCTTCCGCTTGTTGTCGatagaaaaaatagaaatcttATAAATACAGACTACAAACTGTTGAACTAACGAACTGCCCCTAGGACAAGGGGCATGTTTCGCGTTTCTCACcacgctttgttttgtttgcaccaCACCGCCCTTACAACTACAACAGCTCACTACTACTGAATGACTGATTGGTGGTGGAGAAGAAACGATCAGGTTCATTGTGTTGCTCTTTGCATTCTTTCTATTACTTCCGCAGCATCTTGCACGATAACAGTATCTtctcttttttgctctctaATTTTCCAAAGGATTTTTCTTTTCAGAGCGTCTGACTAAACATTTTGCCTAAAGTTGTGAATTAGCTCGCTTGTTTGGTTCGTTTTACATCTACTATACTCttgctttcccttttccctcgTTCTCACGcatgttttgtgtatgtgttttgctatgtgtgtgtgggtgtgtacgtgtgtggtCACAACAATAAAGCATTCGCAAAACGGATTCACTGTGCTAGGCCCTCGGACATAGAGATTTATAATTACTATCAAATCAAGATGCCTTTTCACACTTGAAATATTTGTGAAGTAACTACTAAAAACCCCACATAATCTACCATTGATTGGCAGGTAACTAAAGCTGCatgggtgcgtgtgtggggATGTTGTTGGAGCTACTGTACATCTTACTAAATAGAATACAATAAACAGCTTTAACGACCAGAATAAACTATCGGCACAGTTTGACTCGAGTCGAGCACGGGTCAACAAGCAAACAGGAATAAATAAACTTTCTGTTTCCCTCGTTCcttaactctctctctctctctctctctctctctctctctctctctctcttaacAAGAGCTTAAATTCGTGTGACTAGCGCaaagaaaaactaaacaaaaaaataacaacgaaTGTACTAACGCACTATTAGGGCTagagtttaaaataaaaacaaaattctaaCATCTTGCATCGTTGTGATTAGGCGTTTTTGTGTacaaatgtgtatgtgtgtgtgtgtgtgattcgtTCTGTATCTATAAACACGTTTTCTATATCCTTCTTGTGTTTATGTTTCACTTTCATCTTTCCACCTTCACAATCTCTAGAAAACACAAGCAAACAGGTAggtaggaaaaataaatactaaactcTTTATCATTGGTACACGATTGAGATAGCTACTGGGGGTGGGGGGGCTTCAGGTGAACCAGGTTGGTGTGTTAAATTTGTGCTATTTTCGTCTTCTCTTACTAATCATTGTCAAACTTTTCCCTCTTCTGCAATCtctcccccctctctctctcccccctctCTGTCACTGTCTCTAGTTTGCTCTCTATATTAAATTGTATTTCTTTAGTTAACGAACAATTATAGTAGCCTAGTGGTCTCAAGGGGACGTTAAAATATGGTTTGTGGGTGTATGAGTGCTTTTTGGTTTTTTACTGTTCACCTGAAATGTGTGCCTGCCTCCTCGTCGCACCCTTGATTGTTTGTTACACTTCATTACAGATTGTTCCTCTCCTACACACTCAACCACCCACACTAACACACCttcccactcacacacacgcacacacacaagcgctgGAGCGCAACGGTATGTATGAATTTATAAGTAGACTTGTGCGAGCGTGTGtctcagcgtgtgtgtgtttttgtgcgcaATAATACGATTGTTTAGATATTTACGTAAAAAAACCGTGCTCCACTCCACCTCTCTTCCTCGTTGGTTGTGCTCTGCTTCATCTGCTTTGTCGCGACAAGTCCTTCTTTTCCGGATTGCTTTTGCTCCTAGCGGCGGGCCGCTTGCTTCGCCACCTAATGCTTCTTACTAGCTAACGGGCTGTAACGGGGCACCACCGGGTTAACCGGGATGAGGCGCCGGTTCGAAGCATTCGTTTCGTTCTTGCAAATAAATATCATTTTCTTGGGGGGGTTTTCTTGCTGCATCGCCTTCACCAAACGGTGAAGCAAAATGGTGTAAAAAACGAGTAAAAAACGTAAcattttaaactaaaaacattaaaaaaaagcctcCCAGTGTCCATTGCGCTTGCTATACGATCAGGCAAGACTCCTTCTGCAGCGGATCAACCATCCATCCTTGTTGGGCTGGGCGTTTGCAGTAGTAggctgtgtgcgtttctttccCGTTGCATCTGTACGCGAACGATCGCTGCGTGAACACATGGTTTGCGCAGGGGGGAAACTAATTACCGCAAAACTAAGCTGGCTCACGCGCACGCGGTGGCTCTAATTGCTGGGACTTTCGGCCGTCGAACCGGACGCCGACACACCGTCTGGAATTTGGGCCAGTGTTTTAAATTGAGGAGAATTTATAAATCTGAAATGCAAAAGCAATTGGGTCATTTTAATTGATGTTTATTTCAGGTGCAATTTAATTTCTCTTTAAAAATAATCTAATAAATCCTACCTTGGATACGAATCTCTATGCATAAGTGTATAAATTTGTAGTTGAGCTTCGTCGAAAGTGTGCGGCGTTGGTTCCACCATATTCCTATTAACTATTTCCCTTACACGCGAATCTAACGATACCTGTGGATAAAAGGAGACACGGGGTAAAATTAAAGCGAAATGTCAAGTAATTATCGTGCTTTCTTCCCCCTTCCAACACGGCATGGTTTTGCTTACCTCTTTCGGCGATAAAATCGAGATATAGTCTTCATAAATAAACCTAGCCTTCTCCTCTATCGCTTCCGGGTTCGTCTCCTTCTTCAGCTCTTCGCAGGCCAGCCAGAAGAGTATATTTTCCTCGCTGTACTCGCAGCGCAGAAATTCCCGGAACGCTTTTCGCCCGCTGGGGCTTCGCATTAGTTTGTCGAAGCTTTTGCCCCAGCTGCGTATCTCCTCCAGCGTTGGTCTGGCAACGAAGTGTTTGTTgcgggtgagggagggagagagagagagagagagagagagagagagagaaagagatgaagAAAAACGTGTATGGAAATGAGCGCTTTTCAGCGGTTTGGGTAGGTATGCTTAAGCGGGAGAGTGCAAAGCTGTTCAtttgttcaattttaattaatagcTACACATTGACAGCACCACACAGGGGGCAGGCGGCTAAGGGCTGATGGGAGGTGATGGAATTGATAGAAATAATAATAGAATAAACAACGGGCATGGTGAGCGATGTGTAGGAGAAAATAGTTTCCAATATCAAAGGTGTACAGCATTGTAAAAATGTTATACACACATAATTgttaaagagaaaaaataaaataaatcgcAAACACAGTGATACAATTTCAAGCAAGAAATAGAGACGTAAAGTTTtcagttcagtttttttttatagcgcAAACAATATACATCAACGGAAGTTCAAATAAATGGGAACTTGAAATGGCCGAGTTGAggtatttaaatatttgaaaatgaattcaaaaCGTCAAATAATGGCAAACAAAATATATGATCCTCTAAAGTATACTAGACCGAATGgcaaattcaacaaaaatgcaaGCCAAAAAGTAATCTAAATAAACGATACAATTTTTGATGAACGCTAATAAAGCACAAGCTAATTAAAAAGTAAAGTTCAACctaaaaacaacatcaaattgaATAACATAaagagtgaacaaaaaaaatagaagaacaaTAAGACAACAAAAGAACAATacaataaaagaagaagaaataaataaaacatagttaaacaaaatgacaaaactttgaacaaaaaatataaaaaatataatatatttatataaatatataataatataaaaaaggaaaaaaacatataaataatGACTTGAAATCAACCACTTGAAACACACACTAAACCACACGAAACAAAAGTACGTAATTGACACGAGATTCATACGGGCGCAAGAGAAACTACTCACTGTTCACCATCGAATAGGGTATCGGAACTAGCTTGGTCTTTTTTCGTAGGCCCATTGTCTTCTGCATTTTTTATAGCCAAACTGAAagtagaaagaaagaaaaacagcacGCATGACGAAAattagttttatgttttttagaTGCTGGATGACAAAAATTAGAACAGTTTTTTCCCCTTACTAATTCTATACAACTACTATGCCGGCAGGTGCACGAGAGCAAGATCGTTGACAGTGATTGATTATTTTCTAATGAGCaacttttcaattttcccattttctccCGACAGtctccctgtttttttttttttgattgctAGAGAGCTTAGCTAAATGTACTTTTGTTTATTATCACACATTTGTCTTCCGGGCTTTACTGCTCTGCTTTGACTGCATGAAGTATTCATACTTATGCCGGCCGGTAAAGCCTTGACAATAAATTACGAACACAGTGACAAAATGCTTCCGTTGTGGAGGGATGttttggggggtttttttatttgtggaAGATAGGATAGGAGAATAACAGCCCACCGGTAGGATAATTTTCCGGCTAGCAAAAGGGCTTGAATTAATCAATGGATGCGATCTCTGTCTGCTCTGTCATCTGCAGCCCCGTTCCCGTTTCTGGGGCATGGAAGGTGTGtacatatatatgtgtgtgtatttgtgtttaTGGTTTGATCGTTACAGTTCCGGTATATAAAATTTATGAACGAAGCTTCCGAGCATCCCCGAGCAAACAAAATATGgaaatatgtatatatatctaCCGCACACCTGCCAGAAGAGCAACGCACATGCAAATGAGACTGAGCGAAAGAGAGGACCAACAGACAGCCCCCAGTAGCAGCAGCGAAGAATGGCATGAAGCCAAAGTCATCCTACACGGGGGCTCTGCTGTCCTCGAATATTTATCAATGATTTTCCCCATCTGCACGCTGAGAGCCAACCCCCAGGATCAAGAAGCTGTCGAGGCTGTACCCTCGGGTGGTGGAGAATTCGGAGCAGGATGAATAAAGGAAAACAGCAATGGGATGAATGGGCCCCACCGACTGTCTTGCACGTGATCGCGCACAGGAAGGGCACAGGAAGCGGACGCCAGGAATGCAATCTTTTATccgttattttttattcagcagcagcagcagcagagaatGGAAGATTTGTCACGTAGCGGTTATTATTGAATTTATGCTACCACACTTGCTTTTTGCTAAATTTAACGAAGCCTTGCGTCACCGggtgaccttttttttggtctgCTGGAGGGGCTGTAGAGAGcgtgagagaaagagtgtgtatgtgcaggGAACCATCGGGAGCGGATCGTCTTTTCGTTGGAGCCGCAGGCGGGTTTATTTGGTTTTGAAACGTCGATTGGCTTATGAGGTGTGTGGATAGCAAATACTACCACTGTTGTGTAGCAGGGGTTTCCGCTACCCAACGGACTGTTGCCGATGGAATATATTATTAAATGTCACTGAAAAGGCAGCACAACAATCAGCTATAAGCCTTGTAGAGATATTTTCGGGAAGCACAGTGTAGCCGTTTATGTTTCATAGCAaaggaaaatcatttcataTTCATGTAATGAACATATGTTACTAATTAGACTACTTTCAGACAACtcgaaaatgtaaaaaaggaaCACAGAAATCTAGGTTTAGGCAACGAAGATGGAAAAATTAGAATTATACCACAAGAATTAAAGAGGAGGAGGACACTTGGGCAAGATTGCTTGAATGAttatttgaattgtttttttttttatttttaaattagtttCTCGGAATCTTATCGCAAACAAAACGTTCAAatcgaaataaataattcaatccCCACTCCGCACATATTCAATCGACATTTAGCTAAGCATAAAATCAACACCAATTAAGATAACACTCCACCTGAGAGCGCGCCTGGTGCCTCAAAAGCAACAATCTTCTCCTCTACTTCAAACCGCCATTAGGCATTTAACGGCCACAATCGCTCGCTCTGCTTCTCTCATTTTCCCGTTGTTTTTCCACTTCACTCTTACCCCTTTCGAATTTTTCCAATCGCCTGGCGCCATTTTTCGGCCATACCGGAGTGGATGGATTACCGTTTACGAtgacacagccacacacacacacacacacacctgtgaACACTGCGAGTTGCAGGCCAGAGTCAACCCACTGGCACAGAGCGCACAAAATGGCCAACGGTTTGAGTTAATGTGACAGTGCAAACACTTGACCCGGTCGGTTTGGAGGTGGAGCGCCTTTGGTTGAAGCGTTGTCACACTTTGCAGGGCCGCCGGTTTGCAGCGGGAAGGCTAGCGAGGCTAGCGAAGCTCAGCTCTTCCCAGCTTGCCCGCCAGGATAGTGGCACACCTTCAtcaacgtacacacacacacacgctcgtacACACTGTTACCCGAGTCTATTGTTTCGACATGTTTGCGCAGCACTTAAGGTTTTGTCTTTCCACCCACTTTCCGAGAAGGTTGGCGCGCGAGCGGAAGCGTTGCTTCACGTGCGACATCCAAAACAGGGGGGTAAGtacttgggggggggggggaatggcACACACtggcgaacacacacacacccacacacacacacgccgttACGTGGACGGTACGCGGAAATCTTAATCGCACACGAGGGGACACTTTTTGACGTTGTTTTGGTTGgttgatttaaattttactGCACTGCTGGAAGGGATTAAGATAGTCGTGGTAGTAGTGGGTTTGATGTTGTCTTTGCACTAGGATTATTCACTTGGCTGCACATTGCATTACGGTGGGGAATAGACGCAAAATGTCACAAGGAAATGTAAATACCAAACACTAAAGAGGTCCTGGGGCATCTGAATGCACAACCACAAGCTGGCGAAATGGTTTATCAATCGTACTATCTCCACCGAAGGAACCACCAAAGGGCAAACAGCACCTGACTTCTGGCACTGCACTGCACAATCGCTGCACAATCAATTTGCATTTTCCGACCCTTCCGCTTTGCGTCTTATTGCCCAAAGCGTAACGTCCGAGGCCCCACTAATGACACACTCTTGAACATGAATAAAATTAGCTAAAGAGAATTTTGCTGTCTAAACAGCAGTGGGCGGACACAATCAAGCGGATCGGGTGGGTGACACGAAGGGTACATGTATTAGTGGCAATTTAGTGATTGTCTACCTCAGCCAGCACCGGACACCGGCTGGCGCTCATTTCCGGCATTAGATGCACGGTGTGTTGAAGCGCTAGAATTCATGTTAGAGACAGCCTTAGACCCACACCCACCTTCACGTGTATCTGTGGACGTTTCATGTGGCCGGTCCATGGGAAGAAACGATATGGCGATGTGTCACGGGACATGGGATATACAGCGGAGTGTTTAGCAATTATACGAATGATGAATTATTCTGAGATCCGAATGAAACAAGATGGTAGAACCATTTATCCAATTCATTCCAATCAATTTGCTTCTTTCAGCTGTTCCAATTATTCTCATTTAAACTCAGTATTTTTAGTACAAAGTCCTACCACTAACATAATAGTTGCTCATCTGCCAATACTACAGTAATACATCAAACATCTTCATCGCTCACTACCTTGTCGCATCTGTCAAAAGCGTGTTAGTGACCATCGCCATCTGTCAAAACAAGGGTTTACACGTGTGACAGCTCTGTTTACGCTTTCAGCACGCTTCCTCCCTCGTCCGTGTATCGAAAATTTCGCCAAACTTTATCCTTCTCCCTTTTGGCAGCAACTTATATACCCTTTGCGCGACAGACGCCACCACGTAACTCATATTGAATCATCccttggacacacacacacgaaggaACGTCCCCAGGAGGAGGATGTCGCACCCGAGATACGTGAACCGGGCGCATCATATTTGAGGTTAATTACTTTGATGATGggttttctccccccccccccccccggatgACGGTGATGATGTCAGTTACGGGCGGCAT comes from the Anopheles coluzzii chromosome 2, AcolN3, whole genome shotgun sequence genome and includes:
- the LOC120948639 gene encoding regulator of G-protein signaling 17; its protein translation is MSCSVDGLPAGCRLRGMGSTVQSGPLNSSLSGTQESSNNVVPLQRAPSQKPCCFCWCCCCSCSWAKCLAIKNAEDNGPTKKDQASSDTLFDGEQPTLEEIRSWGKSFDKLMRSPSGRKAFREFLRCEYSEENILFWLACEELKKETNPEAIEEKARFIYEDYISILSPKEVSLDSRVREIVNRNMVEPTPHTFDEAQLQIYTLMHRDSYPRFINSPQFKTLAQIPDGVSASGSTAESPSN